A segment of the Aureliella helgolandensis genome:
CAAAAAGTGAGACCACATGCGATTGACGATCATCTTGTCGAGATATTGGCTACTGACAATCATCTTGCCCAACTCGGTGCGGCGATTGACTTCGGATACGTAGCCACTCTTCTCGATTTCGGTACCGTCAATGAATACTGGAAAGGCAACGCGTGTTAGCCCGTTTCGCTCTTCAAAATAAATCTCAGCCTGCGCGGGAACGCCGCTTTCACCGGCAAAGTCTTGATCGACCAATTCGACAAAATCCACGTCGCGCGTGCCCGGGCTGAAGCGGCGTAACGCCCGAGTCTGCCGAAAGAAGGCATTGAACTCCCAGAATTTTTGCTGTTTCCATTGGTTGAAGGGATGGTTGTGGCATTGAGTGCACTGCACTTGCTGACCTAGAAAAACACGCGATGTCGACGAGGTTGCGAGCGTGGCGTCTTCATTGTTGACCTTGTCTGCCAGGAAATTCACCGCGCCATTGAAACCCTCTGTCCCCGGCTTGGTAGTGCCGGTAGCTGTAACCAGTTCATACACCATGCGGTTGTAGGGGCGGTTGGTCGCAAAGCAGTCACGCAGGTACTTGGCCATCCCTTCTCGGCTGGTGAAAGAGTTCCGCGCCGTGCCGCCACTGCGGCCTATCAGAATATTGCTCCAGACCGACGACCAGTGATTGGCAAACTCCTCCGTGTAACGGCTATCTTCAAGCAACAGGTTGACCAGCTTCTCGCGTTTGTCTCCATCGCGGTCACGCATGAACTGCAACAGTTCCTCGTAGGATGGGATGCGTCCAACGAGATCGAGGTAGACTCGCCGACACCACTTACCATCCTCTTCCTGTTCAGCTGGCGTGAGCTCGTATGCGCGCCATTGCTGCTCGATGGCCTGATTGATCAATTGGACCTGTGGCAGAGTCACTTCGGTGGGCTTGCTGGCCAGAGCCGGGGCCATTGGGAAGAACCCCAGGAGTCCAATTGCTGCGGTGATCGAAGCAGCACAATATGTCAGCCATTGAACTCGCCTAAGCATCGACGATTTTCCTGTAAGTTTGCGTTGCAAGGATCACCAGTAGGGAAAACGTGCTGATCGGCTTCCCTTCCTAAGAGGAATCGTGGGATTGGGTGTGTCACGAAACCCGTGAAGTGAGGGCATGCGAGCGAAACTCTCGCCTCCCGCCACAGGACTATTAGATAAGCGTTTAAAGGAGTTCAAGTGTACTCAATAAAGTTCGAGGGCGAGTAGCTCGAGTGGGGTGTATGTGGGTGGCGGCTCCCAGCAATGGAGCTATCCAGGAGGTGTTGTAGCGATTGAAGCGGACTTCACGGGCACCGAGGGAGACTTCGCCTAGGTTTTTGGGGCTGCTACAATCTCAAGCAGGCCTGCACTTTACCGCTGCAAAATTTTCCCCGCTCCTGTTTTCCGCCAGCACCGGTCTAGGGCAGGCACTTGCCGCATCCACTTTCTGGGGATATCCATTCCTTGGAGATGCCGTGCCCACGCTACTGCAACATCACCTATCACAAGCGATCTCAAGTTATGACGCTCCACCCCCAAGCCGCGCAGTTCCTGAAAGAGATCGAGGAGAAGGCTCCGCCCGCTTGGAGCGATATGCCACTCGAAGAGGCGCGGCTTGGCTACAGCAACATGCTGCCCTATTTCGGCCAGCCCCAAGCGATGCATGAAGTGCAAACGGTGCAATGGACCGAGCACGCGCGAGCTAGGGTCTATCGGCCCAGCGACCGTCGGCCACTTCCGGTCATCGTCTATTTTCATGGCGGCGGCTGGGTGCTCGGAGACATCGACACCCATGATGCACTCTGCCGCCGGCTTGCCAACGAGACGCAATCGTGCGTGGTCTCGGTGGACTATCGGCTGGCCCCCGAGGCGGCCTATCCACACCCGTTTGATGACTGCTTTGCGGCCACGATTCGAGCCGCCGAACGGGCTGAGGAATTCGGTTTTGATCCGCAACGCATCATCGTGGCTGGTGATAGCGCTGGCGGGAATTTGGCAGCTGCTGTTGCAATTCGAGCTCGCGATTCGGCGGGGCCAAAATTGCACGCACAAGTCTTGATCTATCCGGTTGTCTCTCCCGCTGCCGACACCAAGTCGTACGAAGAATTCGCCACTGGATTTGGGCTAACACGGCAGGCGATGAAATGGTTTTGGGAGCAGTACCTGGGAGAGAGTGCCCATGCTGATTTGCAGACGACGAAGCCCTATGCCTCTCTGCTGGGCCACGAACTAGCGGGGCTTCCCCCAACCCTTATCCTGACGGCTGAGTACGATGTGTTGCGGGACGAGGGGGAGGCTTTCGCTGCTAGCTTGGCCAGCGCCAACGTTCGCGGGCGATCTAAGCGCTACCCGGGTATGCTCCATGCCTTCCTGCATTTGTCGAGCTTGTTTGATAGTGCCGAGACCGCCTTTGCCGATATCACCGATTTCCTCCGCTCACTAGATTGACCCCTGCCCCCATTCCAGGAGTCCTCCGAACAGTGTGCACTCTTGGCCCTCGGTACCGGGCACTATCGGCTGGGGCATGGCAATAAAAAAGCCCACGGAAACTAGTCGTTTCCGTGGGCTTGCGTTCAAATTGCTTTTGCCGAGCTATTTAGCTTTGGCCCAAAACGTAGGAGACGAACTTCTTGATCTCCATGCCGTTGCCCTTGGCGAACTGGCCCACGGACTGCTTGTCATCCTTAACAAACGGTTGCTCTAGAAGTACTCGCTCTGCGAAGAATTGACGCAATCGGCCTTCGACCATTTTGTCGACAATACCTTCGGGCTTGCCTTCTTGAAGCGCGGCAGCACGCAGGATCTCACGCTCTTTCTCGATGGTGGCCTTGTCGAGTTCTTCAGTACTCAACGCTTCGGGACGCATGGCAGCAATGTGCATGGCAACGTCCTTGGCGGTCTCGTCCGAACCACCGGCAACTTGGATCAATACGCCGGCCACGGTACCGCTGTTATGGCAGTAGCCGCCGCAGGAGCCGGATAGTTTGCTCATGCGTCCGACATCGAACTTTTCGCGAATTCGATTGAACAGTTCCGCCTTTTGCTCACCCAGGGTCATCTCGGGCTTGCTTGGGGAAGGAAGGGCGAGCAACTCGTCTGCCGACGTGATCTCTTGGTCGGTGTCAGCCAAGCCCTTCGCCAAATCGTCTGCTAAACGAATGAACTCTTCGTTTTGGGTGACCGGCGCGCTCTCGCACTTCAATTCGACGATTGCACCAACTGCTTTGTCCAACCCACAATAGAGGCCAAAGCGACCAAAGGCCGTTTCGCGATCGGAGCGCTTGTCGCCAAGCTTTTCGCCCCGCTTCCGCAAGATGTCGTAGGCCTTCTCTTCGTCTCCGCCCGCTTCAGTTAAGGCCGACTTGCATTCCATCAAGGGCAAGCCGGTACGCTCGCGGAAGGATTTAACTTTGGCTGCAGTAATATCTGCCATTCGAAACGTCTCCAACTACTGGAATTAATAGATCACGCCGCGCCAAGCCACCAAGATCGCAATGGCGAAAGTGGGGCGCACTCGCGTTTGGGTGTTACGATACAAGACCACGTTCGAACGACGCGGGTTCGAAACGTGGGGAATAGTGATTGCCTATCGGGCTTAAGCTTCGACCTTTTCGGCCTCTTCGGAAGACATCTCTGGAGTGTCACCCTTCTTGCTTAGCTCAGGGTTCTCGGCTTTACCAGCAAGTACGGCGTCGGCAAGCTGGCCGAGAATCAGCTCAATCGAACGGATTCCGTCGTCGTTACCTGGAATCGGCAGATCTACGGAATCTGGATCCGAGTCGGTATCGATCAAAGCCAAGGTGGTGATGCCCAATCGCTTGGCTTCGCGAATCGCATTGCGTTCCTTGGTAGGGTCGACGATTACCAAGCATTCTGGCAAGCGATTCATGCTCCGCAAACCATTCAGGTTGCGATAGATCTTGCGGTATTCTCGATTCAATGCAGATTGCATTTTCTTCGAATAGGTATTGATTTCATCCGAGCCTCGGATTTTTTCGAGCTCTTCGAGGCGGGTCAGACGATTGCGAATGGTGCGGAAGTTGGTAAGTGCTCCACCCAACCAGCGCTCCGATACAAAGGGCATGCCGCAGCGTTCCGCTTGCTCTTGCACGGTATCGGTGGCTTGACGCTTGGTACCAACGAACAGAATCAAGCTACCGCCGGCAGCAACCTGGTTGAGGTACTTCTTGGCTCGCATCAGCCCGCGAAGTGTTTCACGGATATCGAGAATGTGAATGGAGTTCTTTTTGCCGTAAATATACGGCTTCATCTTGGGGTTCCACCGACTAACTCGGTGACCATAGTGAACGCCCGCTTCAATCAGCTTCTTGACAAATTCGCTTTCCATCGTCTTCCAATCTTCCCTTTTCTTTGTCTGAATTGCCATGCATTCGCAATTGGACGACCAGCTCGAACCGAGCTTCCATCCAACTTACGTGATTACACAGGCTCCACTAGCAAGCCTTCGGCAGTCGCACACAGACAGACACAAATTCACTAAATAGACTACCCCCAAACATTAGGGGCAGAGACAGCCCGCTAAGATAACGCCGCGGTTCGTTTTCCGCAACGCGTTATTCTGGTTCGTTCGTCGGATAATGGTTGAACGCAGCGTGCATACCTGCCTCAACGCCTTCCCGCATCCCTTCTCGCCTCAATTGTGGTTTCCCAACAAAAAACGGCGTTGCTCCTGAGGAGCAAAACGCCGTTGCTGATCACCAAATTGGAGGACTACCTTAATCTTCGGCTAATGGAGTCTTTTTCTCTGTGATTACTTCACAGGTCTCCGACTTTTCTGCATTAAGCTGTAGGTAATCTTTCCACTCTTCTGGCAGGTTGTCCTCGTGGAAAATGGCTTCTACCGGACATTCGGGGACGCAAGCCTCGCAATCGATGCACTCTTCTGGGTGGATGTAGAGCATCTTCTCACCCTCGTAAAAACATTCGACTGGGCAAACTACTACGCAATCGGTATATCGGCATCCGTCGCAGGGTTGAGCAACTACGTGAGTCATTTCGGTGAAACCTTTCTAGCTTCTGAGATTGCCACCAGTATTTAATAAACTGCGGTCCTAGGAAAAGAAACCTTGTCCCTTTAGACCGAATATCGAACAGAAAATCAACTTTGTGAACTTAGATTCCGTAACATTGCTGAGGAATTATTTCGTGATCCTAAGTCTCCCATCTTAGCATGTCAAGCTAACTGCTTGCTAGGTAAGAAGATAAAGCTTGTTTGAGAGGGCTCGTAAGCCTTGCTTGTGGGATTCACACGACCTAATATGGAAATGCCTAAAGGGATTTTCGAGGCGAACCAACTAGCTTTTCCATTCGAGTGCGCACGTGGTCCTGTCCGATCTAGATCGAAGCTTGATATCTGAATGCCTCAACCAAACTGAGGGGGCTTGGGAAGAGTTTATTGAGCGGTATATCCACTTGATCACTCATGTTGTCAATTCTTCAGCCAAGTTGAGATGTACCGAGCTATCTGAACAGGCTCGCGACGATGTGGTGGCTGAGGTCTTGCTCAGTTTCGTCGACAACGATTATGCGGTGCTGAGACGATTCCAAGGGAACAGCTCGCTTGGGACGTATTTGGTGGTCGTCGCGCGGCGGATTGCAACTCGCAAACTGTCCCAAGTTCGACGAACGACTGCCCTTCCTTCGGACGCATTACCCGAGGCGGTTGAGCAGACAAATGACTCGTTGGGGTTGGACGACGTGGATGAGGTGCGGAGCCTGTTGGGACAATTGCCCGAAGGGGAGGCGACCGCAATCCGAATGTTCCATTTAGAACATCGCAACTATGGAGAAATTGGCACTCAGATGGGCATTCCCGAAAATAGCGTTGGCCCACTTCTTTCTCAAGCTCGCAAACGCATGCGGGACATGCGCTAGCGGACGACCGAACCTGTGCCGGCCGCCATCCTCGCCCGCTGAGCGGCTTGAAGGAATTTCGGTGCCTCAACATAACCATCGATTCGGTCCAGAAAACGCTGCTGCGACGAAAAGATAAGTGTGGCGGGATAACCTTGGATTTGCAATGCTTCGATGGCTTCTGGATTTTCCTCGCGCGTGAGCTTTAGAGGGATGAAATCACGCATGATCGCCGCTGCCGTTTCGGGATCTTCCCAGACGTTGCGCTGCATTAAATCGCAGTAATGACAGCTCTTAGAACGGACATAGATAAGGATTGGCTTACCTGTCTTTGCGCTCTCACCGGCAGCTTCTTGAGCGGAACGCAACCAAGTAACCTGCTCTACGGTGGTAGGCTTCGAGCTGAGCAGGCCCTTGACTTTCTCAAACACGGCTTGCTGGGCATTCGCGGTCTCGGAGTCGAAGGACGATATGCAAAGGGCAACGACAACGATGGGGATCGCACTGTAACGCATTGGTAGATTATCCATTTCACCAGGCAACGATTGGTCAGTTTGGGCGCACTTCGTGGATTGAGGATAGGTGCTGTCAGGCAACGTTTCGTTCCCCCGGAATCGGAGGACGTGTTGCATTTCGCCCGCAGTCATCCACAGCGTGGTGTGCCCTAAAGCCAGGGACCAAGAAATCCGTTTTCTTGGACTCATATTCTCAATGGCCTACGCTACCCTCTAGCAAAATTGCGAAGCTCCACGCCAGGGCAGTGTCGCCATTACTGCAACGAACGCAGCGTTCAAGCCTGTACGCTGTCCTCTGACTGAAGTGCTCTTTCTCCCCAGTACCGAGGGCTGAAGCGCTAGGCTGAAGTGCTATGTCTCCATGCTGCAGAGAGTCTGAGAGTGCTAAGAGTCTGGGAGTGCTATGTTCCCAAGATGCCAATGGCAGCGGTAGAGCTCTGCCCCGTGCGGAAACGCTCTGTCCCCATGGATCTGCGCGGCAACCACAGGGCAGCAGGGGACTGTCCCCAAGCGACAGGGGGCTGTCCCCAGACGGACCCCCGCCCTTCACCTTGCCCCTAGGGAGGGGCGTGAGCGACAGGAGACTGTCCTGGGACGGACAACGTGCACTGTCACCTAGTCGTTCTACACTGTCCCCGGTGCCGCATGGATCTGCAGCGAAATGAGGTAGGTGACTGTCCCCAGTCTGTCGCCTCCCCTTCCCTGGGTGGGGCGCGACCGTGGTGCGAAAGTGCAGTGTCCCCGTCAAAAAATGCTCCCAAGTAGCGAGGCGGTTGCCCTGCGGCGACACCTCTTCGGAGGGGGGGGCTGCACCACACGGACACTGTGCACTGTCCCCGGGGCGCACTGTCTCCCCGGGGCGCAGGGGGCGCCACCGCCTGGCGGGTGGGCTCTGTCCCCTCCCCGGGAAGCGCCCCCACTGGGTAGGGTCGAGTGTGGGGTCGAGTGTGCACTGTCCCCCCCGGGGCCGTCCCCCCGGGGCCGTGTCTCTTAGGCGAGACGGTATGGCAGTGGGGCGACTGGCTAGGTGTGCGGGAGGGGGCGAGGGAGTTGGCGGAGGCCGAGGGGCTGAACGCGGTGCGCACCCGCAAACCGTTCCGCGTTAGGCCCACTCTGTGGTGGGGAACGCGGTTGGCTATTAACGCCTGGGGCAGGCGAGGGCTTACTGCAGAGCGAATAGCCGCAGTGCCTCCAGGCCTTGGACGCAGTCGTCCTGGCTGACCTCACTCCATGAATTGGCTCGGTGCCGGATAATTGCTAGCTTAAATTGCTCCAGCGCCTCTGCCATGTCGACGGGAAGGCTCGGTAGGCGGGCGAATGGGGAGTCTACCGGTTCGGTCGAGCTCGCATCTTCCTCCCAGGGTAGATCGTCGTTGTCCTCGACCTCGGTTCCTGGTGCCTCTGTCCCCTGTGCGGCTAGGGCGACATCATTTTCGTCACCAAAGTCGGGGCCCTCGGAACGTGGTCCCTCAGCTACCTGGCGGTCTTTGCCGGAGCCATTGTCCTCTTCGACTTCCGAAAGTGGTGTAAAGTCCTCGTCGTCAGTCGCATGCTGAATGTCTGCATCGCTGGGGGATTTCGCGGGATCTCCCCCCATCGACTCCCAACGGGTGCGTCGCATTTGCGACACGCTCCAGTGGCTTTGGGCTGCGCCCTCCAGCCAAAGCTCAGCATCGTCCCAATCGAGTGCGGCGAGGAAATGACTCCAGTACAGACCCGTATAGCTAGGGTGGCTCTCGCCAAACCGCTCTGACACGCGACGCAGTCGTCCGACGTGTTGTGCGGTAACTCCCCCAACACGCCGGCTCCAGGCTTCGTCGCTATAGGCGGTCACTGGGGATTCTGAACCCATCAGCGCTTCGCGCCACTGCTGGATGATTTGGCCCTTCTCCCAGTTCGTTGTGCTGATCAACGTCGTCCAACGCCCAATGAACTCTTCGGACAACTCAAGGCTTTTCGGATCGTCGATTTCGCTCGCGGAGGCGATGTCCGTTGCCCCGTCGCCTGCCACAGGCTCGCCGTCCACCGATTCGCTCAACGACTGTTCTCCGGCATCAAGCTCACTGGCGACAGGTTCTCCGCCATCAGCGACTGCGGTGGCAGGTTCACTGGTCGCTGTTTCACTGGTTGCAGGTTGAATGTCCGCAGGTTGACTGGGAACCGGGGCGGCATCTGCTAGTTGTACCGTCTCAAAGCCTGAGTCTACCTCTGTTTCTGTCGAAGTGTTCCTGACGTCGACTTCCAATGCAGGTTCCGTTTCGCGAGAATTTTCCAACTTGCCGCTCCGACTAGTGCATGAGTGAACTTCTGTTTCAACCGACCATCCTGGGGCCTGCCGAGGTTCCGAGCTTTGAACTGGAACCACTACACAGCAAAGTATCCAACGCACACGCTTAGGACAAAGCCCATTCCACCCGCAGCGACCGCAATCGACATGAATCGTTTCCGAGAATTGAGCAAAGTTAGGGCTGGATAAAGTTTACGACGCCTACAATTTCGAACGAATGACAGCATTAAGAGGTCGTCCGGGGAGACCTGCCTGTGGAACAATTGTCAGGTTCCCGGGCCTGAGCGTGCTCGCCCAAGCTTTGCATGCTAAGCCACTGGGAGCTTGGGTAGAATGCGTCGAGTTTATCTCTTGGAACGACTTGTCTGGACTGTAGTGCTTCAATGGTCGAAAGACTACCCAAAGGCCTATTGCGCCACCTTGAGGTATGTCCCACCAGAATTTGGCAGAGTTCATGACGAGATCCACACCAGTCGAGAAGATTCGCAAAGTCGTTGCCGCTCAGCTTGGAGCTTTCGGAGCGCAACAGGTCGAATCCTTGAGTGAATCCCTGTTGATTCGCAATGGGCTGTTTTGCGGTCGCCGTTTCCAATGCGATAGCTACGAAGTCGTGTGGTTCCTGGAGGAGGATGAAATCAAGTACTTCAGTCCCTGTGGGGAACTCCTCAAGTGTTCGTCAGCGATTTCAGCCATCCACGAATATGAGTCCGTAGCTGCCGATGAACCTCAGGAATCCCACCAGTCGCGGCGAGCGGCATAGTCGAGAGGTGCACTTTCTAGAGCGGCACTTTCTGGAGTAACACAGTGGGGGGGCGCCAGGGCCGCAGGACCACCGGCCGAACTGGTTCGGAGGATTCGGTTTCAACGCGTCGGCGTTCGGCTCCGACCGTCCACTGCCCGTCTAGCTAGCTCAGCGTCCGTCAGTCGAGGAGGTGCGTTTCGTATCGATTCGTTCGCCGGCCCGCGAGCGCGTAACGCGATCGCCTGAATAGGCAGTTTCTAACTACAGTGGGGCTTCTTCTAGGCCTTGCTGCCATCGCTAAGCAGGTTTGGCTCTTTCTGGCGAGAAACCTTTTCCCGGCTCGGTTTCAACTCAAGCACCTCGGAGCCTGGGGCCGATTATGACGGTAACAACAGTTGGTACGGCAGCGCGGGATGCCAGCGGTACGTCGCTATCCATCTTCCCGATTTGCGCCTTATGTCCAGGAGCTTCACTACCATGAACCCATCGATCAGCTTCAAGCGTGTCCGTCACTTGTCACTCCTCGGAATGGCGGTGGTCTCCCTTGGCACTAGTGGCTGTGCAACTATGAAAGCTCCTTTTGGTTGGTCTAAGTCCGATCCGGCGGATGCCATGGTCTCCAGTAGTCCAACGGCCAGTTTTGCGTCGAGTGTGACGAATACTGGCAAAGGAATCGCAGGGCAGTTCAAAACGATGGGGACCGTCGTAAGCAGTGCAGCGACCAAGGCCAAGAACGTTGTTACCTCGAGCTTCACAACACCTTCTGGCGAGGTGGATGAGACCAGTTTGTCGAACATGCCGACCAACTTGGGGCCTGAGATCTGGGTCACTCAAGGTCAGCTTTATGAATCCCAAGGAAACTTTGCCAAGGCTCTCGACAATTACACCAAGGCCTTAGAGAAGCAACCGAAGAACGAAGCGGCCCTACTTGCAACTGCTCGGCTGTACGCTCGTCAGGGGCAGTTGGATCAATCGAACGAATTTTTCCAAAAGGCAATTGCACTCAAGCCGCAAGCTTCGCTGTACAACGAATTAGCTATCGTTCAACAGCAGCAGAACAAGGCAGCTGAAGCCCAATTGACGGTGCAGAAGGCTATCGAGCTTGAACCTAGCAACGCTCGATACCGAGATACTTTGGCCGGAATGATGGTTTCCACGGGACGCTCGGATGAAGCTGTCAAGCAACTCGAACAAGTGTTCCCACCAGCAGTAGCGAACTACAAAGTGGCCTACTTGCACTTTACCAACCAGAACATCGCTGCCGCACAGCAGCATCTGCAGGTGGCCTTGCAAGTCGATCCCAACTTGAAAGAAGCTCGCGACCTGATGGCACGGTTGGGCAATGGACAGACGGCCCAAAGCGCTGTAGCTGCCTACCAGTCTGCCACCCAGCTCTACCAAACCGCTCAGACCATCGCCTCGCCGACCACGCCAGCCAACCCGGCGGTTTACCAACAATCGGGCACGAACAGTAGCATGCCCACCGCTACCTTCCCTGGGGCGGGCATGCCGACGGTTCAATAGCACACCGACTAGTTTGATTTCCAACTTTCAAACTAATGCGGCTTGAACTCGGTCAAATATCGGAGGAGCGATGCAAGTTGTGCATCGCTGAGAATGTCCGCCATGTTGGCGGGCATCAACGACTTGTCCGTATCGCGTCGCTCTGCCACCTCTTCGACGGTGAGTGTCACTATTTGGCCGTCCTGGCGAGTGACATCTAAGCGTCCGTCTGCCCGTTCCTTGACAAGTCCCGACATTACGGTGTCGCTTTCCAGGAGCAGCGACGTCAAACGAAACGCAACGTCCACATTGCGATTGGGCTCTAGGATGTCCTCAGCCAAGCGATCTCGGCCACGCACGACGGCGCCATCGAGTTGAGGACCAATCAATTTTCCCTCGCCGCCCAGCTGGTGGCAAATTGCGCAGTGCTGAGTAAACAACTGCTTACCAACAGCGGTGTCGGCTTGACTCCAGTCGATCGTCGCAAGGCGTTTAGCCGCGAGGTCTTCATCCGTTGAGGTTTTCTCTGCCGCGGCGATCAGCTGCTCCAATGCGTCGCGGTCTTGCTGCGCGAGCTTGGCGGGTAACAGCCCCGCTTGACCACGGAAGGAACCTGCATGGATTGCTCCTTGGTTGGCTAGAGTGACGAGCAGCTCACATCCCTCTACTGAAACCAAGAACGCTTCTGTGAGCTTTTTTTGCTCGGGTCCGGCGGCGGATGCATAAAGCTCTCGCGCGAGCTGCAGCAGTGCGTCTTGGCCAACGCCTGCAGAGTCCAGGAGACTGGACTGAATCAAGTCGGTGCGTCCGAGTGCTAACGCCTGTTTCGCCAGTTTCGCAGGTAGGGGCAGCTTGGCACCCACCAGCATTGCCCCCATGAGCTGGACGCGCTGTTGCTCTCCTAATTCAAGCTGTAGGAGTCGGGGAGGCCAAGCGCGCGCTGACTTTGATTGCGCGTCGGTGTACTGCCCCAATTCGAACAGCTGGTTGATCGCGGCAACCTGTTGGGTGGTGCTACTAAACTCCAATGACGGCTCTGAGAACCTCCCCACTGCGATCCAAGCGAAGGCTCCAGCCGCATCTTGATCGACCAGTTCGACATAGACTTCCGACCCGGCCCAAGGTGTTAGATCCCAGGTAGTTTTTTGAGCGGTGTCGCTGCGAGGCGGAAAGGCCTGCATCAGGATCTCCTCTGTCCCGGCTTGCCGCAGTCGGACCCTATTGAGCTTTTGATCCGGTTCGCTTGGTGTCCCGTTGTGGCCGGCGATCCAAAACTCAAGCACGGAAGGGCAAGCAAACGGCTCCGTCCGAATTGCACCCGTGTAAGCCTCGCCCAATACAAAGCTAGAGCGTAGGGGTGAAAGTTGTCCGTCCGCGGCAGGTCGCTCTTGCGGTGGCCATGTGGGACTTCCCAACCAAGCAAGCGAAGGCCCGTTGGCTTGCAGCGATTCGCTGAGTTCGCCACAGAGTTGATTCAGCAATGCATCTAGGTAGGCGTCGAGTTCATCAGGCAATGTTGCATGCCCATGCTGGAGGTAGACCGCGCTGAGTTGCCCAAAGAG
Coding sequences within it:
- a CDS encoding DUF1549 domain-containing protein, translating into MAPALASKPTEVTLPQVQLINQAIEQQWRAYELTPAEQEEDGKWCRRVYLDLVGRIPSYEELLQFMRDRDGDKREKLVNLLLEDSRYTEEFANHWSSVWSNILIGRSGGTARNSFTSREGMAKYLRDCFATNRPYNRMVYELVTATGTTKPGTEGFNGAVNFLADKVNNEDATLATSSTSRVFLGQQVQCTQCHNHPFNQWKQQKFWEFNAFFRQTRALRRFSPGTRDVDFVELVDQDFAGESGVPAQAEIYFEERNGLTRVAFPVFIDGTEIEKSGYVSEVNRRTELGKMIVSSQYLDKMIVNRMWSHFLGYGFSKPLDDLGPHTVASHPELLETLGQEFRKSSYDMRALMKWIVLSRPYQLSTKITSGNEADDPAMGEPPQFSHFYLRQMSAEQLYQSLIQVGGEARGSLEQQQVERDRWLNQFVVAFGTDEGDEATTFNGSIPQALMMFNGDLVKRATSIESGSWLGKLAQSPSRMPDKVSSLFIAGLARPATAGELKVAAQLLQARKGRVEEALQDLWWAILNSNEFILVQ
- a CDS encoding alpha/beta hydrolase; translation: MTLHPQAAQFLKEIEEKAPPAWSDMPLEEARLGYSNMLPYFGQPQAMHEVQTVQWTEHARARVYRPSDRRPLPVIVYFHGGGWVLGDIDTHDALCRRLANETQSCVVSVDYRLAPEAAYPHPFDDCFAATIRAAERAEEFGFDPQRIIVAGDSAGGNLAAAVAIRARDSAGPKLHAQVLIYPVVSPAADTKSYEEFATGFGLTRQAMKWFWEQYLGESAHADLQTTKPYASLLGHELAGLPPTLILTAEYDVLRDEGEAFAASLASANVRGRSKRYPGMLHAFLHLSSLFDSAETAFADITDFLRSLD
- the tsf gene encoding translation elongation factor Ts → MADITAAKVKSFRERTGLPLMECKSALTEAGGDEEKAYDILRKRGEKLGDKRSDRETAFGRFGLYCGLDKAVGAIVELKCESAPVTQNEEFIRLADDLAKGLADTDQEITSADELLALPSPSKPEMTLGEQKAELFNRIREKFDVGRMSKLSGSCGGYCHNSGTVAGVLIQVAGGSDETAKDVAMHIAAMRPEALSTEELDKATIEKEREILRAAALQEGKPEGIVDKMVEGRLRQFFAERVLLEQPFVKDDKQSVGQFAKGNGMEIKKFVSYVLGQS
- the rpsB gene encoding 30S ribosomal protein S2 → MESEFVKKLIEAGVHYGHRVSRWNPKMKPYIYGKKNSIHILDIRETLRGLMRAKKYLNQVAAGGSLILFVGTKRQATDTVQEQAERCGMPFVSERWLGGALTNFRTIRNRLTRLEELEKIRGSDEINTYSKKMQSALNREYRKIYRNLNGLRSMNRLPECLVIVDPTKERNAIREAKRLGITTLALIDTDSDPDSVDLPIPGNDDGIRSIELILGQLADAVLAGKAENPELSKKGDTPEMSSEEAEKVEA
- a CDS encoding ferredoxin family protein — encoded protein: MTHVVAQPCDGCRYTDCVVVCPVECFYEGEKMLYIHPEECIDCEACVPECPVEAIFHEDNLPEEWKDYLQLNAEKSETCEVITEKKTPLAED
- a CDS encoding RNA polymerase sigma factor, whose product is MISECLNQTEGAWEEFIERYIHLITHVVNSSAKLRCTELSEQARDDVVAEVLLSFVDNDYAVLRRFQGNSSLGTYLVVVARRIATRKLSQVRRTTALPSDALPEAVEQTNDSLGLDDVDEVRSLLGQLPEGEATAIRMFHLEHRNYGEIGTQMGIPENSVGPLLSQARKRMRDMR
- a CDS encoding thioredoxin family protein; amino-acid sequence: MDNLPMRYSAIPIVVVALCISSFDSETANAQQAVFEKVKGLLSSKPTTVEQVTWLRSAQEAAGESAKTGKPILIYVRSKSCHYCDLMQRNVWEDPETAAAIMRDFIPLKLTREENPEAIEALQIQGYPATLIFSSQQRFLDRIDGYVEAPKFLQAAQRARMAAGTGSVVR
- a CDS encoding tetratricopeptide repeat protein is translated as MKAPFGWSKSDPADAMVSSSPTASFASSVTNTGKGIAGQFKTMGTVVSSAATKAKNVVTSSFTTPSGEVDETSLSNMPTNLGPEIWVTQGQLYESQGNFAKALDNYTKALEKQPKNEAALLATARLYARQGQLDQSNEFFQKAIALKPQASLYNELAIVQQQQNKAAEAQLTVQKAIELEPSNARYRDTLAGMMVSTGRSDEAVKQLEQVFPPAVANYKVAYLHFTNQNIAAAQQHLQVALQVDPNLKEARDLMARLGNGQTAQSAVAAYQSATQLYQTAQTIASPTTPANPAVYQQSGTNSSMPTATFPGAGMPTVQ